The genomic DNA ctctccacTTTGTGGTCAAGTGCctgctgtgtgagtgtaaaaataaaaagcagaacactGAGGAGAGTGAACCTCTCCTAGTTTTAACTATGATATCAAGACGTGGCCCCCACACACAATGAATGGACTGGTGGGTTGGTTCGGACATAGAAACTGAGCTGAAGTAGTTACACTGATGAAGAAAAGTTCAAAGACTTTAGTTTACTCTGGTTGTTCATCGTCTACAGAGACGTTCTATATTTAAATTCAGCCCTGAATGTTTgtcacaataataatatatatagaataatggAGCAGCAAAACCTTCTGTGATCAATGTCctaatcaataaaacacaatcactgACTGAAACTTCTATATTTTACAAACACTGAGGGATGAACTTTCTTTTAGAAAGAGAAATAAGCtttgcatgaaaataaatatacacactTTCCAAACTTTAAATCTAATGAATAAGCTTGGTCTACTTTTGTGTTCATGCCAAGATATCGCTGTGAATAACTTTAAAAATCATAACCAGAATAACAGTAATTATCAGTAATAAGGTCAGTGtagtattaaaaatgtaaataagctctacctgacacagagagaaggaagacaaGTCCGCCTGCTGCTACTTTGAACCCCATGACTGGTCCTCTCCTCGCTCCGCTGagactaaactaactaaaaatGTGTGACATGTATAAAGGAAGTCTCGTTTGGAGAAGTTTGAGATCTGAAAGTACAATTTGCTGTTTGTCAATTCACTGTGGTCAAACATGCCTCCTTAAAAGGCAGCTTTCCTTCCGCTAATCATGTTCTTCAATCATCATGTTGCTCGTCACAGAAAAgtgtgtaaaagagagagatggtgtgactttggccACTGCCAGGAAGACAACTATCATCTTCCACCACACCAACAGTGACAAAGCATAGGGTGGAGTCCAGGATGACGCTGAGGGTTCGTGCTTCAGGGGATGGAGAGACGGAGCAGTCGTCCACATGGAGGAGAAGATCTCCAACCTTCTGGAGCAGTGCCCTGGGAGCCACGACCAAGagctctgctttttctctgttgaGTTTGAGGAAGTTAGAGGTCAtccaagtttttatttcacagaggcAGTTGACGAGGGACTGTGGAGGGAGCTGAGTGGATGGTGAGGTGTTGAGGTACAgctgagtgtcatcagcatagcagTGGAACTGGAGACCATGGCGGCAGATTATCAGGCCAAGGGGGAGCATgtaaatgatgaagaggaggggaccAAGGACAGAGCCTTGTGGCACCCCATGGTTAACTGGGGCAGGCTGGGAAGTGAATCTATCAATGGTAATAAACTGTTAATTAAGACAAATGAAGAGAGTTTTCCAGAGATGTGATTGTCCTCATTTTGAAACTGACTTGGTGTCTCTGGCTTACAACACTTAAAAgttacagatgttttttaaaaatcacatttcttatTTGCTGAAACTACATTAATAACTATAGGGTACGACTGACTCCGTACGTTGTGACATCCGACCCTGTGATGGGGTCCAGAGTCACAATGAAAGGGAGCCCATTTTAACTCAAGGCTGAACTTacagcaacattcaacataggtagaaaaaactgtaaatatcacCTGCTTTCATGCTAAATCTGCCAACACAACACATGGATGTGATATACGaggtctaataataataataatgtccaTGACACGAGCTAAcgaaccactgcaacacatttagacattACAGAATAATAAAAGTCAGCAGCTTTGTCACGCAGTTCTCTTCATCGTCCCTGatactcatgttttattgtatttcagacTCTCTGCATGAGTCCGTTTCCCTTTGTTTGGGTTCTTTGCACTGTAAGCTGTTGTTGTCAATGCAGGAATaacaactttttctgcaggattttcCTGAATCAGACTTTCAGCAGCATCCGAAGGAACGTGCCCgagcatctgtgtttgtagagcagccaataagaacgctctctctctgtctgagagGACCTTTGATTGGCCGAAGTCAAAGGGTAGATTTTCTAAAGTCCAAACGCAGAGCCGAGAGGAGCGGCAGaagtcttgttttctctcagaccacttggaTTAAAACATGCTGACAAGTTATTATGAGATTGTTAAAgaatgacaccaaaaataaactgcctgCCCCAGTTTTAAACAGCTTTTAGGTAAATTTCATTATGAAATTTGGATATTCAGTAattttatcaatatatttttgcGTGTACAACCTAAAAAGATTAGTTACCTCGGTTTCATGCACAACTGTTGCTGTCCTTGTGATGTGCTTGTAGATTTAGTCAGCTGaagaagtgtgagtgtgtttttgtgtttcttttccatttctgtccCATCAAACAGACTGTTAACTCAAAAACTAGTTTAAGTTTCATCAATGATTCCTGATAAATAAACACTTTACTGTGATTaatacacatgaacacagtttgtctgcacactttcacaccttcacaccctCTGCGGCAGTGAGAGGGAACTGAAATGATGTTCAAACTGCAGAGCTGTTGTGGAAGCTGGATGTTTATTTCAAGCAGCCACTgcaacacactgaaaatgtgacagctAGCAAAGCGTGGTAGAGCTGGACttctgtttgactgcagtgtgtttacatacaCAATGTACATGCTGTGACATATTGTGCTTCCAGCTGTCTGTTTTGAACACATGTTACTGACTTTCTCTGCCAGGACACATGTGATGTGATTGGGCAGTCAGTATTTCCCAACAGCAGTTTattgcattaacatttaaaagaagattTTGCACACCAAGGTAAATCCTGGACATCTCTCGTCTACCTGCACAGGTAAAAATCAAGCTTGCATTCTccccaaagctgctgctgctgaaaactggaaataaaaactgttgcAGTTGAAGGTAAATGAATCCACCTCTCCCACATCCTCCACAGCCTTCAGTGctgttctcctctgtttccATGCACGTGAGTCCCCTCTGCTTTGACTGCATCTGAACAAAATCCAAAAGATTTGGGGAGTTATATCTCAGAAATGGAGCTAGGAAGTTGTTTGGAGTTAGTTTTGTTCATGCAGCAGACTCAGAGCTGACTGACCTTCACACCAggtcttcctgctcctctgtgtcttcTGTCCGTTCTGTGGTGATCCTCTTCACGTCTGGGACGTTGATATAATCAGGATCATCCTCCAACTCatggggagagaaaacaagatgaGAGTCAAAGGCTTCATACAAGGAATTTAGATTTTACATTCAAACGTTCTCAGATGTGATGAAAGTAAATCTGCTTCCTGAAATTGCTCTTTGGTACAAAAGGCGTCCACAGGAAATGAGGAATGAGGAAAACGTGTGAAAGTAAATGAACATGGGTGGTTTGTCTTAAGAAAGAGTTTACTAATCAAGTTATATGTAAATTGTCTTTATGACCTCatattattaacaaaataagaGCCTCTGAATTCATAACAAATCATGACTTGTTGGTAGATTAAGTTCTGTCCCTGTGGCCCAGTatctctctcacctccacagTCTCAGCGGGTTCATTCGGTTCAGTGGTGGAGAGCAGAATTTCTTTCTTCctaaaacaaccaaataaaacaatacaaagttGAATTGCAAACTTTGAAACTAAGTAAATATTCAGAATAAAAGAGCAGCGatgctgctgattatttttcatgtctttacctcatccagagacacagaagaagcagaggaatCAGCATCACGACCACCAGACTCAACCTGATGATGTTTGACACTGATAGTTTCTCTAGAAATGGAGACAAGCAGTTATTAGATATACAGTAGTGGAGCTCACTAGTAGATCTGAGTCATGAATCAGTTTGTTAGGAAAAAACAGCACCATGGAAAAATGTACCTGCTAAAACAATCAGATATAAGGCAGACTTTTTAAATCCTATTTTGTTCCGGGCTTCACAGTAATAATTCCCACTTTGATTAGCTCTGAAGTCAGTGATGGAGAAGATCTGTCCTGATGCTGTTGGTGAGTCTTCGTCCTCCTTGTACCAGGTGTAGGTAGCTGCTGGgttagcatcactgctgcaggtcagagtcactgagctgccctccactatctcagcagagggactcactgacacagagggaagtCTTGGAGCATCTGGAGGACAATATGCACAGAGAGATGAGTATTCTGTAGCTGTCCTGAAAGCTATGACAgtaaataaatcatcatttgAATCCAACTGATAActgatgtgctgatgtttaCTTACACTGGACATCTATGAGCAGAGACTCAGAGCGCTGATCCTCAGACGTGCAGTAGTAGATCCCTCTGTCCTCAGAGCGGATGGAGGTGAAGTGATGAATACCTGCTGATCCTACAGGCAGTACCTGGTCCTCCTTGTACCAGGTGTAGGTAGCTGCTGGGTTagcttcactgctgcaggtcagattgactgagctgccctccactatctcagcagagggactcactgacacagagggaagcTTTGACGGATCTGCATATCGATGAAGGTTGGTTAGTGTAAATTCATGGTTTGTTGCTACGGTGACACATACTGCATTTAAGTAAATACTTAGAGAAACATAGGAGGTGGTTTTGTGACCAGACTGATGGTTTGAATTCCCAGAACAGCAGTAAAACTGCCTCACAGACATTCTCAGGACTTTGTCATGTTATGTGAGGtgaaagtaaaaatacagtgaagtaaactcacacactgaaggggAGCGATAATCCTCACGTCCTTTAAAAGCACAAGAGATCTTGTCTCCAGGATAAAAGTTGTCTTTATAAGAAGAAGTTTCCTCCCTCATGATTCTCTGTCCATTCTTGAACCAGACGAAGGAAAGACGACCAgctggactgcagctgctgtgacacttcagctctgcctcggtataaagctgatgatgtgttgttgtggtcacctgcacctgcagagctggatatgaaaaggagtgaaacagtgaaacagtaatGTCATAGATCACTAAAtactcagctgcaaacacaaagccaCACTCAGTCTAAACTGAGGAGATAAGTAACGGGACTGATGGATGATTCAACGTTTGTATCAAGCAGCATCTTCTCCACTTGTCATCTGCTTGTTTAAATctcctgtgttggtgtgtctccATCAGGTTGTGTTCATCAGTACCTGTGACAGTCAGACTTGTTCCAGGTAAACTGCTCCTCCAGTCAAAGCTTCCTGCTGTGAATTTGAAGTGATACTGggctgagtctctctctgtcagctcagtgatTCTCAGAGTGGAgcgtcctccctctgtttcaagGACCTGGACACGACCTGCATACTGGGGGTCTTCACTAAGGTCCTCAGGCTGTgactgataaacccactgatgACTACGTTCAGACCTGAACCAGAGTTTTGATGTGATCGATCCAGAACTGCTGTATGTGGAAGAAATGTCCACTGAAGAGCCTTTGGGGGCACAGATGCTTCTGTGAGTGTAAGTCACTCTGTTGCAGCTTTGTCCACCGACacctgaaagataaaacaattatatgagcatttttaaaccagagctgctgaggagtcaCAGTCGGAGCCTCCATATTTAATATCCATGTAGTCAGAAGGCTCCACTAGATGGTGTCATGTTAGTAGAAGACTGTGGAGaactcacacactggaggagaggggaaatcCTCATGTCCTCTCACAGCACAGACATAGCTGTCTCCAGGACTAATGTAGTCTGAGTAAgaagatgtttttctctcagttttctgTCCATTCTTGTACCAGACGTAGGAAGGATTATCAGGTAGATCACAATCACTGTGGCATGAAAGAGCAGTCGAGAAAAAAGAGGATATCTCCTtcacctgcagagctggatttgtgaagaagaaacaggaatcTCAAAACTGTCGACACACatggaaataaacacatgatacattcatgttgttgttttctggatgttgaacatttggaaattagtaaaatatgaatgaaaatgttaccTGTGACTGTCAAAGTGACTCCAGGTGAACCAAAAAACTTTCCACCTGGTTGGTTTGTTATGAACCTGAACTTGTACTCAGCTGAGTCGCTCTCTCTCAGGTCTGTGATTCTCAGAGTGCAGCTGTTCATATCACAGTGATTCTGCACACGACCTGCGTACTCTGCATCTGTGCTCGGATCCACTGGTTCACTTCCTCCCATTTTAGTAAACCAGAATGTTTTCTGAACTACAGTAACACGGCCATTCATTCTGGACGGGTGTCTGTAGGTGCAGCGTAGCTCCACTGATGATCCTTTCAGGGCACAGATGTTAGTAGAGGTGTAGGTCACTCCCCAGTCATTCTGACCCTGTATCACtgtaacacagagcacagcagagagctCAATTACTTCCTCTTCTtagggaggaaaggaggcagaaagaagtgtgtgtgtgtctttctctttttttcatcctctctccacTTTGTGGTCAAGTGCCTGCTGTGtgagtataaaaataaaaagcagaacactGAGGAGAGTGAACGTCTCCTAGTTTTAACTATCATATCAAGACGTGGCCCCCACACACAATGAATGGACTGGTGGGTTGGTTCGGACATAGAAACTGAGCTGAAGTAGTTACACTGATGAAGAAAAGTTCAAAGACTTTAGTTTACTCTGGTTGTTCATCGTCTACAGAGACGTTCTATATTTAAATTCAGCCCTGAATGTTTgtcacaataataatatatatagaataatggAGCAGCAAAACCTTCTGTGATCAATGTcctgatcaataaaacacaatcactgACTGAAACTTCTATATTTTACAAACACTGAGGGATGAACTTTCTTTTAGAAAGAGAAATAAGCtttgcatgaaaataaatatacacactTTCCAAACTTTAAATCTAATGAATAAGCTTGGTCTACTTTTGTGTTCATGCCAAGATATCGCTGTGAATAACTTTAAAATTAATAACCAGAATAACAGTAATTATCAGTAATAAGGTCAGTGtagtattaaaaatgtaaataagctctacctgacacagagagaaggaagacaaGTCCGCCTGCTGCTACTTTGAACCCCATGACTGGTCCTCTCCTCGCTCCGCTGagactaaactaactaaaaataTGTGACATGTATAAAGGAAGTCTCGTTTGGAGAAGTTTGAGATCTGCAAGTACAATTTACTGTTTGTCAATTCACTGTGGTCAAACATGCCTCCTTAAAAGGCAActtttctaattttttatttttttttctaatcatgTTCCTCAATCATCATGTTGCTCGTCACAGAAAAgtgtgtaaaagagagagatggtgtgactttggccACTGTCAGGAAGACAActatcatcttcctcctcatgttTGTATCATAGCAATGAGCATTTATTGGCCTGTGAAGACGCAGGATGTGAAGAACTTAAAAGTGTTCCTAGCAGAGCAGCATTTGTTGAACAGAAACGTTTATGGTGCATCTACTTCCTACGACACGGTGACAGAAAATGCAGCGATATCCCCTCCTGTGGAGAGCACCAACAGTGACAAAGCATAGGGTGGAGTCCAGGATGACACTGAGGGTTCGTGCTTCAGGGGACGGAGAGACGGAGCAGTCGTCCACATGGAGGAGAAGATCTCCAACCTTCTGGAGCAGTGCCCTGGGAGCCACGACCAAGAGCTCTGCTTTTTTGGCTGTTGAGTTTGAGGAGGTTAGAGGTCAtccaagtttttatttcacagaggcAGTTGACGAGGGACTGTGGAGGGAGCTGAGTGGATGGTGAGGTGTTGAGGTACAgctgagtgtcatcagcatagcagTGGAACTGGAGACCATGGCGGCAGATTATCAGGCCAAGGGGGAGCATgtaaatgatgaagaggaggggaccAAGGACGGAGCCTTGTGGCACCCCATGGTTAACTGGGGCAGGGTGGGAAGTGGATCCATCAATGGTAAAAAACTGTTGATTAAGACAAATGAAGAGAGTTTTCCAGAGATGTGATTGTCCTCGTTTTGAAACTGACTTGGTGTCTCCAGCTTACAACACTTAAAAgttacagatgttttttaaaaatcacatttcttatTTGCTGAAACTACATTAATAACTATAGGGGACGACTGACTCCGTACGTTGTGACATCCGACCCTGTGATGGGGTCCAGAGTCACAATGAAAGGGAGCCCATTTTAACTCAAGGCTGAACTTacagcaacattcaacataggtagaaaaaactgtaaatatcacCTGCTTTCATGCTAAATCTGCCAACACAACACATGGATGTGATATACGAGGTctactaatagtaataatgtCCATGACACGAGCTAAcgaaccactgcaacacatttagacattACAGAATAATAAAAGTCAGCAGCTTTGTCACGCAGTTCTCTTCATCGTCCCCGatactcatgttttattgtatttcagacTCTCTGCATGAGTCCGTTTCCCTTTGTTTGGGTTCTTTGCACTGTAAGCTGTTGTTGTCAATGCAGGAATaacaactttttctgcaggattttcCTGAATCAGACTTTCAGCAGCATCCGAAGGAACGTGCCCgagcatctgtgtttgtagagcagccaataagaacgctctctctctctgagaggacctTTGATTGGCTGAAGTCAAAGGGTAGATTTTCTAAAGTCCAAACGCAGAGCCGAGAGGAGCGGCAGaagtcttgttttctctcagaccacttggaTTAAAACATGCTGACAAGTTATTATGAGATTGTTAAAGAATGACACCAGAAATAAACTGCCTGCCCCagttttaaacagctttttGGTAAATTTCATTATGAAATTTGGATATTCACTAattttatcaatatatttttgcATGTACAACCTAAAAAGATTAGTTACCTCAGTTTCATGCACAACTGTTGCTGTCCTTGTGATGTGCTTGTAGATTTAGTCAGCTGaagaagtgtgagtgtgtttttgtgtttcttttccatttctgtccCATCAAACAGACTGTTAACTCAAAAACTAGTTTAAGTTTCATCAACGATTCCTGATAAATAAACACTTTACTGTGATTaatacacatgaacacagtttgtctgcacactttcacaccttcacaccctCTGTGGCAGTGAGAGGGAACTGAAATGATGTTGAAACTGCAGAGTTGTTGTGGAAGCTGGATGTTTATTTCAAGCAGCCACTgcaacaca from Pempheris klunzingeri isolate RE-2024b chromosome 3, fPemKlu1.hap1, whole genome shotgun sequence includes the following:
- the LOC139199021 gene encoding sialoadhesin-like — protein: MGFKVAAGGLVFLLSVSVIQGQNDWGVTYTSTNICALKGSSVELRCTYRHPSRMNGRVTVVQKTFWFTKMGGSEPVDPSTDAEYAGRVQNHCDMNSCTLRITDLRESDSAEYKFRFITNQPGGKFFGSPGVTLTVTALQVKEISSFFSTALSCHSDCDLPDNPSYVWYKNGQKTERKTSSYSDYISPGDSYVCAVRGHEDFPSPPVCVGGQSCNRVTYTHRSICAPKGSSVDISSTYSSSGSITSKLWFRSERSHQWVYQSQPEDLSEDPQYAGRVQVLETEGGRSTLRITELTERDSAQYHFKFTAGSFDWRSSLPGTSLTVTALQVQVTTTTHHQLYTEAELKCHSSCSPAGRLSFVWFKNGQRIMREETSSYKDNFYPGDKISCAFKGREDYRSPSVYPSKLPSVSVSPSAEIVEGSSVNLTCSSEANPAATYTWYKEDQVLPVGSAGIHHFTSIRSEDRGIYYCTSEDQRSESLLIDVQYAPRLPSVSVSPSAEIVEGSSVTLTCSSDANPAATYTWYKEDEDSPTASGQIFSITDFRANQSGNYYCEARNKIGFKKSALYLIVLAEKLSVSNIIRLSLVVVMLIPLLLLCLWMRKKEILLSTTEPNEPAETVELEDDPDYINVPDVKRITTERTEDTEEQEDLV